A region from the Candidatus Electrothrix scaldis genome encodes:
- a CDS encoding ATP-binding protein, which yields MSFEYIKKKCSDKMLLVLFAGWTLFLIFLLCWDMRHMKQTTLALAGSNARMFLQKDMLYRAWCVTHGGVYVPVSETTQPNTYLDVPNRDVVIGGRQYTLMDPSSMFRQVAEIGEKLTDIQGRITALYPKNPQNAPSSWEEKALHSFERGAEEYLDIASVAGRSYVHFMLPVKAEKACLGCHQESATSLGSAVGGMGIVVPLENYLGQYKKNIQKLWLAFLAIWSAGVAIICIMNSVIQKSMRRLKRSEQQKAAILNNIDKVGIGLHIVDKESRILYANTTMEKWFGSTAGFLRYQAVCAKEMPCVGCVDKQQLKGQKCTVHHECICKERAFDVVSAPLTMEDGSSAVLELCLDVTDQKKVVEEKRKAAEFLKAKESAESATAAKSMFLANMSHEIRTPMNAIIGMSKLALDTGLNQEQQNLISKVHLSSLSLLDIINDILDFSKIEAGDMCLEITDFRLHEVLEHLETLIRIRAEEKGILLTISSAAEIPDLLRGDPLRLGQVLINLGNNAVKFTPKGQVEITVRPVEQQNAKSGLLTLHFSVTDTGIGMDEEQLGRIFQSFTQADSSITRQYGGSGLGLVISQRLVEKMGGEILVESKPGKGSCFHFMVPFELGEQEEANKSTNSDEESPDCLHDISCLEGKKLLLVEDNDFNRELATLLLKRKNIKVAQVENGQEALDFLQSEEVDCVLMDIQMPVMDGYTACQEIRRQEKFSKLPVIAMTANVLEGDVAKSLEAGMNDHIGKPLNEDDVFNILMKWIC from the coding sequence ATGTCATTTGAATATATTAAGAAAAAATGTAGTGACAAGATGTTGTTGGTGTTGTTTGCAGGCTGGACCCTGTTTTTGATTTTTCTGCTTTGCTGGGATATGCGCCATATGAAACAGACAACATTGGCTTTAGCAGGAAGCAATGCGAGGATGTTTTTGCAAAAAGATATGTTGTATCGCGCATGGTGTGTCACTCACGGCGGTGTGTATGTCCCGGTTTCAGAAACAACGCAACCCAATACCTATCTTGATGTTCCCAATCGTGATGTGGTGATTGGAGGGCGGCAGTACACCCTGATGGATCCTTCATCTATGTTTCGGCAGGTGGCTGAGATAGGGGAAAAGCTGACTGATATTCAGGGGCGTATTACGGCCTTGTATCCCAAAAATCCCCAGAATGCACCAAGTTCTTGGGAAGAAAAGGCCTTGCATTCCTTTGAGCGTGGAGCAGAAGAGTATCTTGACATAGCCTCGGTTGCTGGACGTTCTTATGTTCACTTCATGCTCCCTGTAAAAGCTGAGAAAGCGTGTTTGGGCTGCCACCAGGAGAGTGCCACAAGTTTGGGGAGTGCTGTTGGAGGAATGGGGATTGTTGTGCCTCTGGAGAATTATCTTGGACAGTACAAGAAGAATATCCAAAAATTGTGGTTGGCCTTTTTGGCAATCTGGTCGGCTGGTGTTGCTATCATCTGTATCATGAATAGCGTGATTCAGAAGAGTATGCGTAGGCTCAAACGGAGTGAACAGCAAAAAGCCGCTATACTGAATAATATTGATAAGGTTGGTATAGGTCTACACATTGTCGATAAAGAATCTCGTATTCTCTATGCCAATACAACGATGGAAAAATGGTTTGGCAGCACAGCAGGTTTTTTGCGTTATCAGGCTGTCTGTGCAAAGGAAATGCCTTGTGTCGGTTGTGTCGACAAGCAACAGCTTAAGGGGCAGAAATGTACAGTGCATCATGAATGTATCTGTAAAGAAAGGGCCTTTGATGTTGTATCAGCTCCTCTAACTATGGAGGATGGAAGCTCGGCAGTATTGGAACTTTGTCTTGACGTGACAGATCAAAAAAAGGTGGTGGAAGAGAAACGGAAGGCTGCTGAATTCCTGAAGGCCAAGGAGTCTGCTGAATCCGCAACAGCTGCTAAATCCATGTTTCTGGCAAATATGAGTCACGAAATACGGACTCCTATGAATGCCATTATCGGTATGTCAAAACTTGCCCTGGATACCGGGCTAAATCAGGAGCAGCAAAATCTCATCTCTAAGGTGCATCTTTCCTCATTGTCTTTATTGGATATAATTAATGATATTCTTGACTTTTCTAAGATAGAAGCTGGGGATATGTGTTTGGAGATTACTGACTTTCGTCTCCACGAGGTCCTGGAGCATCTTGAAACCCTGATACGAATTCGGGCGGAAGAAAAAGGAATACTTCTCACGATCTCAAGTGCTGCTGAGATCCCAGACCTTCTGCGCGGTGACCCCCTTCGTTTGGGACAAGTGCTGATCAACCTGGGGAATAACGCTGTGAAGTTCACTCCTAAGGGGCAGGTTGAGATCACAGTACGGCCTGTTGAGCAGCAAAATGCGAAAAGCGGTCTGCTGACGTTGCATTTTTCTGTGACTGATACCGGCATAGGCATGGATGAAGAACAGCTGGGAAGAATCTTTCAGTCCTTTACCCAGGCGGACAGCAGTATTACCCGGCAATATGGTGGCAGTGGCCTGGGGCTTGTGATCAGCCAACGTCTGGTGGAAAAAATGGGGGGAGAGATCTTGGTGGAAAGTAAGCCGGGAAAAGGCTCCTGTTTCCATTTTATGGTTCCATTTGAGCTGGGTGAGCAAGAGGAGGCTAATAAATCAACGAACAGTGATGAAGAGAGTCCAGACTGCTTGCACGATATAAGCTGTCTGGAGGGAAAGAAACTTCTGCTTGTGGAGGATAATGACTTTAACCGGGAATTGGCAACCCTTCTGCTCAAGCGAAAGAATATCAAGGTTGCCCAAGTGGAAAACGGTCAGGAGGCCTTAGATTTTCTCCAGTCTGAAGAGGTGGATTGTGTCTTGATGGATATTCAGATGCCGGTGATGGATGGGTATACCGCTTGTCAGGAGATACGCAGACAGGAGAAATTCAGTAAGCTGCCGGTTATCGCTATGACAGCAAATGTTCTGGAAGGTGACGTGGCTAAAAGTTTGGAGGCTGGTATGAATGATCATATCGGCAAGCCCTTGAATGAGGATGATGTCTTTAATATCTTGATGAAATGGATATGTTGA
- the mnmG gene encoding tRNA uridine-5-carboxymethylaminomethyl(34) synthesis enzyme MnmG, with protein MTDFDIAVIGAGHAGCEAALAAARMGCKTLVCIINADTIGAMSCNPAIGGLAKGHLVKEIDALGGEMAKNIDATGIQFRRLNTSKGPAVRSSRAQADRRLYQQRMKTVLEQQENLVIRQAVVDEILTENDQVVGIRTSLDEIISVRAVVVATGTFLNGLIHIGLKNFPAGRMGDAASTSLAEWYRHIGFTVGRMKTGTVPRLDSKSIDYTSLEPQYSDEPPALFSFANGHKEKPDLPQLPCYITYTNEQTHAIIRGGIDQSPMYSGIIEGIGARYCPSIEDKVMRFPEKGRHQIFLEPEGLDTVEIYPNGIPTSLPLQTQMKLVRSIVGLENARIIRPGYAIEYDYIDPLELNPSLETKRISGLFHAGQINGTSGYEEAAAQGLMAAINAVQLVREQEPVILDRSQAYIGVLIDDLVTLGTKEPYRLFTSRAEYRLLLREDNADLRLRDIGYQLGLVDEETYQGFLTKKEAIGQGCSRLDTVRLKPVPAVNEGLAALGSTPLNQAMTLTELLRRPELRLKDLLPLVAEQEPDFSFTKEEQEAQEEIELQVKYAGYIKRQQEQVDRFKKLEQTKLPDDMEYKGLPGLSNEVVEKLNRIRPLSLGQASRISGVTPAAVSVLQVHLKKMGVL; from the coding sequence ATGACTGATTTTGATATCGCCGTGATAGGAGCCGGGCATGCGGGCTGTGAAGCGGCATTGGCTGCGGCCCGGATGGGCTGCAAGACCTTGGTCTGTATTATTAATGCCGACACCATCGGGGCTATGTCCTGTAACCCGGCAATAGGTGGCTTGGCCAAAGGACATCTGGTCAAGGAGATTGATGCCTTAGGCGGTGAGATGGCGAAAAATATCGATGCCACCGGTATTCAGTTTCGTCGCCTGAATACCAGTAAGGGGCCAGCGGTTCGTTCATCCCGGGCCCAGGCTGATCGCCGTTTGTATCAGCAGCGGATGAAGACGGTGCTGGAGCAGCAGGAGAATCTCGTCATTCGCCAGGCTGTGGTGGATGAGATCCTGACCGAGAATGATCAGGTGGTTGGCATCCGTACCTCCCTTGATGAGATTATTTCAGTCCGGGCCGTGGTGGTGGCAACCGGAACCTTTCTCAACGGTCTGATCCATATCGGGCTAAAGAATTTCCCTGCCGGTCGGATGGGAGATGCTGCCTCCACCAGTCTGGCAGAATGGTACCGGCACATAGGCTTTACCGTGGGACGAATGAAGACAGGCACCGTACCTCGTTTGGATAGTAAGAGCATTGATTATACCTCCCTGGAACCCCAGTACAGTGATGAGCCACCAGCCCTGTTCTCCTTTGCTAATGGCCATAAGGAAAAACCAGACCTGCCCCAGCTCCCCTGTTATATCACCTATACCAATGAGCAAACCCATGCAATTATCCGGGGCGGGATTGACCAGTCACCCATGTACTCCGGTATTATTGAAGGCATTGGTGCCCGCTACTGTCCGTCCATTGAAGATAAGGTCATGCGCTTCCCGGAAAAGGGACGGCATCAGATCTTTCTTGAGCCCGAAGGTCTGGACACGGTTGAAATCTATCCCAATGGCATTCCTACCAGTCTGCCCTTGCAGACCCAGATGAAGCTGGTTCGTTCCATTGTCGGTCTGGAAAATGCCCGCATCATTCGGCCTGGGTATGCCATTGAATATGATTATATTGATCCCCTGGAGCTTAACCCCTCTCTGGAAACCAAGCGGATCAGCGGACTGTTTCATGCTGGCCAAATTAATGGGACCTCTGGCTATGAGGAGGCAGCAGCCCAGGGTCTGATGGCAGCCATCAATGCGGTGCAGCTAGTACGTGAACAGGAGCCGGTCATCCTGGATCGTTCCCAAGCCTATATTGGGGTGCTGATTGATGACCTGGTGACCTTGGGAACTAAGGAGCCCTATCGTCTTTTCACCTCCAGGGCGGAATATCGCCTTCTCTTGCGGGAGGATAATGCGGACCTGCGTTTGCGGGATATCGGCTACCAGCTGGGGCTGGTGGATGAGGAAACCTATCAGGGATTTCTCACCAAGAAGGAGGCTATAGGGCAAGGATGCTCTCGCTTGGATACAGTTCGTTTAAAACCCGTGCCTGCTGTCAACGAGGGGCTGGCTGCCTTGGGAAGTACGCCGCTCAACCAGGCCATGACCCTGACGGAACTTCTGCGGAGACCGGAACTCCGGCTGAAGGATTTACTTCCTCTGGTTGCAGAGCAGGAACCGGATTTTTCTTTTACCAAAGAAGAACAAGAGGCGCAGGAAGAAATTGAGCTGCAAGTCAAGTATGCTGGTTATATTAAGCGGCAGCAGGAGCAGGTTGATCGCTTTAAAAAGCTGGAGCAAACCAAACTGCCTGATGATATGGAGTATAAAGGACTGCCGGGTCTTTCCAATGAGGTGGTGGAAAAACTCAATCGTATCCGACCGCTTTCCTTAGGGCAGGCCTCTCGTATCTCCGGGGTGACTCCGGCAGCGGTTTCTGTTTTACAGGTCCATCTCAAAAAGATGGGCGTCTTATAG